A window from Candidatus Bathyarchaeia archaeon encodes these proteins:
- a CDS encoding DUF4382 domain-containing protein, which produces MSDSIHDIGFFAAIGILFAVLIIGSFAVAGFKFPSLRLPSLLSNRGTLTINIIDKPVELEHLNITIDRLSIQKAEDNETWIDLELIDGEPIYFDLLALQNVSLTLSKTEIPAGNYTMIKMHILTANATYPDGSTAELNVPSNNIKILLKPHLIMQSGAAITVTIDLEPETAKIAISHSLNLKPTMKAMVNG; this is translated from the coding sequence ATGTCCGACAGCATACACGACATCGGCTTCTTCGCCGCCATAGGAATCCTCTTCGCCGTTCTAATAATTGGCAGCTTCGCAGTTGCAGGCTTCAAATTCCCATCACTAAGGCTGCCAAGCCTACTTTCAAACAGGGGCACCTTAACCATCAACATAATCGACAAACCAGTTGAACTGGAACACCTCAACATAACCATAGACCGACTCTCAATACAAAAAGCAGAGGACAATGAAACATGGATCGACCTAGAACTAATCGACGGCGAACCCATCTACTTCGACCTACTAGCGCTGCAAAACGTGTCACTAACCCTGTCAAAAACCGAAATCCCCGCAGGCAACTACACCATGATAAAAATGCACATACTAACAGCCAACGCAACATACCCAGACGGCTCAACCGCTGAACTAAACGTGCCCAGCAACAACATCAAAATCCTACTAAAACCACACCTAATCATGCAAAGCGGCGCAGCCATCACAGTCACAATTGACTTGGAACCAGAAACAGCCAAAATAGCCATAAGCCACAGCCTAAACCTCAAACCCACCATGAAAGCCATGGTCAACGGATAA
- a CDS encoding PKD domain-containing protein, which yields MRSLALGRVGLVFGVWVFVLFVAVFGVVFNVSLVGGSFTASSESNEPTFNMPFYGDALIAPDLSSSLPNVLSSPSSPSPGYYETSEYLIGKVAVGVILLESDASIDPPTESWTPARESQVVNEIQTALNWWSLQNPLTGVSFALTLNYRVPTSYEPVNRPHTDEGLWIREAMNYLGYSGAHYFTQVRDYVNDLRSNAGADWAFAMFIVDSYNDPDGSFTDMTPGGWFWFAYAYLGGPFLVMTYDNDNWGIDRMDRVTAHETGHIFYATDEYDGRTEYSGYLNVQDIDGSGALMDKNEWWLSSGTWSQVGWRDTDSDGLQDIVDTFPNTDLNAHSPDPTAIPVLAYDGTVTEIPYPNNNPRGTSRDVTINTITRVQFRIDSDAWINANAADGIFDEAVEEFRFTTPSLSLGNHTVEARGISSVGNTETSYSSDTVTVDYIPPTAYQDYDGLWKTKNFIINLTATDNFSGIARISYKINNGPIKTVSVYGQPLIATEGTSNTLEYWSVDNAGNEEEHHILTEIKLDKTTPTGTVLINNGDPYTASSFVTLTSTATDATSGVYRVRYSNDGVWETEPWETPSLTKAWTLVLGEGTKNVYYQVKDNAGLTSLTYQDTIIMDATKPTANAGYDQTVSEDTLVEFDGSVSTDANGIASYTWAYADTTPISLSGKNPTYTFATPGVYAVTLEVKDPAGNYATDTVMVTVLDITRPIANAGLNQTVRENTLVTFDATASSDNVEIASYTWAFSDVGIPQTLDGEKPTHTFETPGTYNVILNVTDTAGNWATNTITITVLDITKPLANAGQDQTVNVGAKVSFDGSSSTDNVDITRYEWNFGDETTGAGKTTTYTYASPGTYIVTLTVEDAAGNTATHQVTITVLSTEAFPMWMVGAAVVTIAIIAVATVLWRRRNKTPRN from the coding sequence TTGAGAAGTTTGGCTTTAGGAAGGGTTGGCTTGGTTTTTGGTGTTTGGGTTTTTGTGCTTTTCGTAGCAGTGTTTGGTGTGGTGTTTAATGTTTCGTTGGTTGGCGGGAGCTTCACGGCTTCTTCAGAAAGCAACGAGCCAACGTTCAATATGCCTTTTTATGGCGACGCACTTATTGCTCCAGATCTGTCATCGAGTCTTCCCAACGTTCTTTCTTCTCCGTCGTCTCCTTCTCCGGGTTATTATGAGACTAGCGAGTATCTCATTGGCAAAGTTGCAGTAGGTGTGATCCTTTTAGAAAGCGACGCATCTATCGATCCGCCCACTGAAAGTTGGACACCAGCCCGAGAATCTCAAGTGGTGAATGAGATACAGACCGCTTTGAATTGGTGGAGTCTCCAAAATCCTTTAACAGGCGTAAGCTTCGCCTTGACGTTGAATTATCGTGTTCCTACGAGCTACGAGCCCGTAAATCGCCCCCACACAGACGAGGGTTTGTGGATTAGGGAAGCAATGAACTACCTTGGCTACTCCGGTGCCCATTATTTCACTCAGGTGCGCGACTACGTCAATGATCTGCGAAGTAATGCAGGTGCAGACTGGGCTTTTGCGATGTTCATAGTTGACAGCTACAACGATCCCGATGGTAGTTTTACAGATATGACGCCCGGGGGATGGTTTTGGTTTGCTTATGCATACCTAGGAGGCCCTTTTCTTGTAATGACCTACGACAATGACAATTGGGGCATTGACAGAATGGATCGTGTGACTGCTCATGAGACGGGCCACATATTCTACGCCACTGATGAATATGACGGCAGAACAGAATATAGTGGCTATCTCAACGTTCAGGATATTGACGGCTCAGGTGCTCTGATGGATAAAAACGAGTGGTGGCTTTCCTCAGGCACTTGGAGTCAAGTTGGATGGCGTGACACTGATAGCGACGGCTTACAAGACATTGTAGATACGTTTCCTAATACTGATTTGAATGCACATTCGCCTGATCCGACCGCCATCCCAGTCCTTGCATACGACGGAACTGTTACGGAAATTCCCTATCCTAACAACAATCCACGTGGCACAAGTAGAGATGTAACAATCAACACTATTACTCGAGTTCAATTTAGAATAGACTCTGATGCTTGGATCAATGCAAATGCAGCTGATGGTATTTTTGACGAGGCGGTCGAAGAATTCAGGTTCACTACGCCGTCGCTTTCATTAGGTAATCACACAGTTGAAGCACGAGGAATCAGTTCGGTTGGGAATACAGAAACGTCATATTCCAGCGATACCGTTACGGTAGACTACATCCCACCAACAGCATATCAGGACTACGATGGCTTATGGAAAACTAAAAACTTCATCATTAATCTAACTGCAACCGACAATTTTAGTGGTATAGCTCGAATCTCCTACAAGATCAATAATGGACCCATCAAAACTGTGAGTGTTTACGGACAACCACTCATAGCAACTGAAGGAACCAGCAACACATTGGAATATTGGAGCGTAGATAATGCTGGCAACGAAGAGGAGCATCACATTCTAACTGAAATCAAACTGGATAAGACAACTCCTACCGGCACCGTCTTGATCAATAATGGTGATCCTTACACGGCTTCATCCTTCGTGACGTTAACTTCAACCGCAACTGATGCCACATCAGGTGTCTACCGAGTTAGATACAGCAACGACGGCGTATGGGAAACGGAACCATGGGAAACTCCTTCGCTGACAAAAGCGTGGACTCTAGTACTTGGAGAGGGAACAAAAAACGTTTACTATCAAGTTAAAGACAACGCTGGCTTAACTTCGCTCACTTATCAAGACACAATCATAATGGACGCAACAAAACCCACAGCGAATGCTGGCTACGATCAAACAGTCAGCGAAGACACACTTGTTGAGTTTGATGGCTCAGTCTCAACAGACGCGAACGGCATCGCATCCTACACATGGGCGTACGCCGACACAACACCAATATCATTGAGCGGGAAAAATCCAACATACACTTTCGCCACTCCAGGGGTCTACGCGGTCACGTTGGAAGTGAAAGACCCAGCAGGCAACTATGCAACCGACACAGTCATGGTTACGGTGCTCGACATCACTAGGCCAATAGCTAACGCTGGTCTAAATCAGACCGTAAGAGAGAACACTTTGGTCACGTTTGATGCGACAGCCTCCTCGGATAACGTAGAAATCGCAAGCTATACCTGGGCATTTTCAGACGTAGGCATACCGCAGACCCTAGACGGTGAAAAGCCAACCCACACTTTTGAAACACCAGGCACATACAACGTCATTCTAAACGTCACAGACACTGCTGGAAACTGGGCAACAAACACAATAACCATAACTGTCTTGGATATCACAAAGCCATTAGCCAACGCTGGACAAGACCAGACAGTAAACGTTGGAGCAAAAGTAAGCTTTGACGGAAGCAGCTCGACAGACAACGTTGATATCACCCGTTACGAGTGGAACTTCGGAGATGAAACAACTGGCGCGGGCAAAACAACAACCTACACTTATGCAAGTCCAGGGACGTATATTGTAACATTAACCGTTGAAGACGCAGCAGGCAACACGGCCACTCACCAAGTAACCATAACAGTGCTCTCAACCGAAGCCTTTCCCATGTGGATGGTGGGCGCAGCCGTGGTAACAATAGCAATAATCGCCGTAGCAACAGTCCTCTGGAGAAGACGAAATAAAACACCGCGCAACTAG
- a CDS encoding winged helix-turn-helix domain-containing protein, whose protein sequence is MTDEASRYYTLLRDPARRKIIELLGEQGKIGFKELRGNLGLGVGTVYYHLDMLSDFMTQDKSRKYSLNDRGQLLYRTLKDGNMSPALKMGSEALSHRLGRWLFLSPVFSQSVRLRFFLPISIAVLILGAVGSAVARQEPVFFFYFSSTRSFENVVLMFLFYWVGLFLLADAMIYVLFRRTGGDLQLFACIGVAALPLALFPYVYVLIIPYITTLVPPVSFWLPRFVLLTFQVWTLLLISSAFSFGKGLRLDRSIIITLVILYLNIVVLILLGRVI, encoded by the coding sequence GTGACTGATGAGGCTTCGCGGTATTACACATTGCTGCGTGACCCGGCGCGACGGAAGATTATTGAGTTGCTGGGTGAGCAGGGCAAAATCGGCTTCAAAGAACTTCGCGGCAACCTCGGCTTGGGCGTAGGCACGGTTTACTACCACCTTGACATGCTGTCCGATTTCATGACTCAAGATAAGAGTCGAAAATACAGCCTGAACGACCGTGGACAATTGCTATACCGCACGTTGAAAGACGGCAATATGTCGCCCGCTCTGAAGATGGGAAGTGAAGCGTTAAGCCATCGCTTGGGACGCTGGCTGTTTCTCTCGCCGGTTTTTTCTCAATCAGTTCGTCTACGGTTTTTCTTGCCTATCTCAATTGCTGTTTTGATTTTGGGCGCGGTTGGCTCAGCCGTGGCTAGGCAGGAGCCCGTGTTCTTCTTCTATTTTTCATCAACACGAAGCTTTGAGAACGTAGTTCTTATGTTCCTTTTCTACTGGGTCGGCTTGTTCCTGTTGGCAGATGCAATGATTTACGTCTTGTTTAGGAGAACTGGAGGCGACCTCCAGCTTTTCGCTTGTATTGGCGTGGCAGCTTTGCCGCTGGCGCTGTTTCCCTACGTTTACGTTTTAATCATTCCTTACATTACAACGCTCGTGCCACCTGTGTCTTTTTGGCTTCCCCGTTTTGTACTGCTCACATTTCAAGTCTGGACGCTACTGCTGATTTCGTCAGCGTTCTCTTTTGGAAAAGGTCTACGTCTAGACCGCTCGATTATCATTACACTTGTCATCCTGTACCTCAACATCGTTGTTTTGATCTTGCTGGGTCGTGTGATTTAG
- a CDS encoding nucleotidyltransferase domain-containing protein, with the protein MQLEVFEKIEHLADKMKIVKGVVGVVLFGSYSRGDYDEGSDVDLLVVFNDKNALEEGLKEVYKTTSQSALFFQVICLTVDELKGSLLLESAMREGKIYYANEDVKKLLTPTHKPYGLITYSTANLSAKERVLFTQKLEGRGKGKYRYEGLVGDLGGYKVGRGVMMIPIENLKTITQHLEKKGINYVIRHVWA; encoded by the coding sequence TTGCAGTTAGAGGTCTTTGAAAAAATCGAGCATTTAGCTGACAAGATGAAAATAGTAAAGGGAGTTGTGGGCGTGGTGCTTTTTGGAAGCTATTCGAGAGGTGATTATGATGAAGGAAGCGATGTTGACCTTCTCGTCGTTTTTAATGATAAAAATGCATTGGAGGAGGGCTTGAAGGAAGTGTACAAGACGACATCTCAAAGTGCCCTGTTCTTTCAGGTTATCTGTTTAACCGTTGACGAGTTGAAAGGCTCTCTGCTTTTGGAGTCGGCTATGCGTGAGGGAAAAATTTACTATGCAAATGAAGACGTGAAGAAATTGCTGACTCCGACTCACAAACCTTACGGTCTCATAACTTACAGCACGGCAAACCTAAGCGCTAAAGAGAGAGTGTTGTTCACTCAAAAACTGGAGGGAAGGGGCAAGGGCAAGTATAGGTATGAGGGACTTGTAGGCGATTTAGGCGGGTATAAAGTCGGAAGAGGAGTGATGATGATTCCAATCGAGAACTTAAAGACCATAACACAGCATTTAGAGAAAAAAGGAATAAACTACGTCATAAGACATGTCTGGGCTTGA
- a CDS encoding glycosyltransferase: protein MNFPKLMTLFHLSFTLLGILALLLMASKILFLDWSAFAVIVIAVVLNTLFGALWLDELVSPKVEKHEIITEASHVFPMVSLIAPVYNQEQNIASFIKGLFNCASNYRGPSEIIIVDDGSTDKTYESAWTAMGSIHKEQPNIRAQVIKHMSHLGRAEAVKTGANKAMGEYLALLDATAPCESVSLNKLVDTIFSSQKAMINYEATALGRNGRTAVSSLMWLYNADILRRTLNEEQSEKSARELKL, encoded by the coding sequence TTGAATTTCCCAAAACTAATGACCCTGTTCCACCTATCCTTCACACTTCTTGGAATCCTAGCCCTGCTCCTAATGGCCAGCAAAATCCTGTTTCTTGATTGGTCAGCCTTTGCAGTCATCGTCATAGCAGTTGTATTGAACACTCTATTCGGAGCATTGTGGCTTGATGAACTCGTCAGCCCAAAAGTCGAAAAACATGAGATCATAACTGAAGCAAGCCACGTCTTTCCAATGGTTTCTCTGATTGCCCCAGTTTACAACCAAGAGCAGAACATAGCTAGTTTCATCAAAGGTCTGTTCAACTGCGCCTCAAACTACCGCGGTCCAAGCGAAATCATAATTGTTGATGACGGCAGCACAGACAAAACCTACGAGTCAGCTTGGACAGCCATGGGCTCCATACACAAGGAACAGCCTAACATTCGCGCTCAGGTTATCAAACACATGTCCCATCTGGGCAGAGCCGAAGCTGTGAAAACAGGAGCGAACAAAGCAATGGGCGAATACTTAGCTTTGCTTGATGCCACAGCGCCCTGTGAATCCGTTTCCTTGAACAAACTGGTCGACACCATATTCTCCTCTCAGAAGGCGATGATCAATTATGAAGCCACAGCTCTTGGGCGCAACGGCAGGACTGCTGTATCATCCTTAATGTGGCTGTACAACGCCGACATCCTTCGTCGCACGCTAAATGAAGAACAAAGCGAGAAATCAGCCCGAGAACTGAAGCTCTAA
- a CDS encoding archaellin/type IV pilin N-terminal domain-containing protein, which yields MRKIFKSKKALSPVVAAIILIAVTVAVSIAVAAWMGALTFTFMKTEELKVQSHTWATNRTSISLTMKNTGTGALTVTEVRVNDVAVSNVTIGVTPLGSGYTMDAGALATFTVDAPVGSATFTSGVKYEFAALTATGNKFTYVATAP from the coding sequence ATGAGGAAGATATTCAAAAGTAAGAAAGCTTTGAGTCCAGTAGTCGCAGCCATCATACTGATCGCAGTGACAGTCGCCGTCAGCATCGCCGTAGCAGCATGGATGGGCGCCTTAACCTTCACATTCATGAAAACAGAGGAACTGAAGGTGCAGAGCCATACGTGGGCAACAAACAGAACATCAATCAGCCTGACCATGAAAAACACGGGCACCGGAGCACTCACAGTGACCGAAGTTAGAGTAAACGATGTTGCAGTCAGCAATGTGACAATAGGTGTAACACCGTTGGGTTCAGGTTATACAATGGATGCAGGAGCCTTAGCAACCTTCACAGTGGATGCACCTGTGGGTTCAGCAACATTCACTTCAGGCGTCAAATACGAGTTTGCAGCGCTCACAGCGACAGGCAACAAGTTCACGTATGTTGCCACAGCACCATAG
- a CDS encoding alpha/beta hydrolase — protein MTTFVLVHGSFHGGWCWRFVAPMLRNLGHDVHTPTLTGIGAKSHLLHCGVDLNTHIEDVANLLFCEDLSRVTLVGHSYAGMVITGVAARMPERIAKLIYFDAYVPSDGQSEVDLWPPAASAGRMFVRPSESNEMRPPPSLSVFGINDTKMADWVAARLVPQPMSTYVQAPPASSPTSRAIPRAYIHCTSGPFLPMMARFAAKARSDGWEVRELASGHDAMLTHPQELTNILIELAG, from the coding sequence ATGACGACTTTCGTCTTGGTACATGGATCTTTTCATGGAGGATGGTGTTGGCGCTTTGTTGCGCCAATGCTGCGGAATCTGGGACACGATGTGCATACGCCAACTTTGACTGGCATTGGAGCGAAATCACACCTCCTGCATTGTGGAGTGGATTTGAACACTCACATAGAGGACGTCGCCAACTTACTCTTCTGTGAAGACCTCTCAAGAGTCACGTTGGTCGGCCACAGTTACGCGGGTATGGTCATCACTGGAGTTGCGGCGAGGATGCCAGAGCGAATAGCAAAATTGATCTACTTTGATGCCTATGTGCCCTCGGATGGACAAAGCGAAGTTGACCTTTGGCCCCCAGCGGCTTCTGCGGGTCGGATGTTCGTTCGCCCGTCTGAAAGTAATGAAATGCGTCCTCCTCCATCACTATCTGTCTTTGGTATTAATGATACGAAAATGGCTGACTGGGTTGCTGCACGACTTGTGCCGCAACCGATGAGCACTTACGTCCAAGCTCCTCCAGCTAGCAGTCCCACGAGCAGAGCTATTCCACGAGCGTACATACATTGCACGAGTGGGCCATTCCTGCCTATGATGGCACGTTTTGCTGCTAAAGCGAGATCGGACGGCTGGGAGGTGCGAGAATTAGCGTCTGGTCATGACGCGATGCTTACGCACCCACAGGAATTGACGAATATTCTCATTGAACTTGCTGGTTAG